TATACGGTTTCGGGACACCCCTTTTCGTTCTTGCCGCGGTATGCCGTTGAACGTGCTGCTGAACATAGGAGCATAGGCAGACAAGTAGTGGAGCAGAGTTCTAATTTCCTGACACCGTTAACGAAATACGGAGCCGCACAGTCTACCGATCCGAAGGTAATGCAGAAAATATGTATTGCGCGCATATTTCTAGTCTGCTCGCAAACtgaagaaaatttcaacgattgatCCATTGagtatcgaattattattattattaatttttttgtttttcttcaaaATCGATGTTCGTTATCTATAGTATAGACATTACacgatattcgaatgaattctgatcccagtaaaaaaaaaaaaaacttctgaATACCTTATAAACAGGACACTGATACACAATaggttaaaataatttcaacgctGACATGTGTATATTTGAATCTCGGTTGTAACTTTCAGCCCGTGGAACCATGGACAAAAATCACTCAAAATCCCGTGAACGGCATTGAGGCAACCGTGGGGTAAATATCGAATGAAAAAGAGAAAGGTGTATATATAATGAAAGTAACCGTGTTCTGAATCGTCTATTTTACACTGTTCCAGGAGCAGGGTGGAATTAGAATGCAAAGCTAGCGGTAGTCCGCCACCAGAAATTCTGTGGTTCACCGGAGGAAGCGGCAGTAACGAACAGGTGAATATTACGATCGTACCTCAGGTCGATTGTACTACAATTGAAAGAAGAGATTCGATTATTAATGTTACGTTTTGTTTGTAGCTCGTTGAATACGTCACAGCAAATACACATTCTTTGTACGATCCATCCGAGGAGTGGAAAGGAGTGGCCAGAATTAATTCGAAGCTCGTGATAGAATGCGTTACTCCGGATGATGCTGGATTGATCTACTGTGCGTCGGTTTCGGCGAGAGAAGTGAAGGTATCCACTCCTACAGTGCTGCTGGTTAACAGTAAGTGGAATACAATTAACAATTAACTCTGGGCATTATCAATCGTCTGAATCTGCATCggtataattaaatttcacgtGACTGTTGTCTCTCGTATTACTTGTGTACCCCGTGTATTTCATTAAGATTGACCTTTCGAAACGAGAACTTTTCAACCGGTGCACAGTTTCGAAAATTAGATTCAATGGATGCAACGAACTGGgctggggtttttttttttttttattcgataaattcaATCGCGACGCTACGCGCTCTTCGAATAACGTTGAACTGATTCTCAACAAATTTGTTTACACAGACGAAGAAAGTGGCAACGGTAACTGCAGCTCCGAAAGTGATCCGACAATTACTCTGTATTCTCCTACGCGAGTAGCTAACATAGGAGCGACCATCGTATTACCGTGCAGAGCAAGTGGCAAACCAACGCCAGAAATTTCTTGGATGGACAATTACAATGTACCCGTAACTTTGTCGTCAAATCTGCGACACAGAATATTGGATAGTGGTGATCTACTGATAGAGGATCTCTTGTGGGAAGACATGGGCGGTTACACTTGTCAAGCTAAGTCTGGACATCGTCAGCAAGTTGTCAGCACATTCCTTTACCCATTACGCGTACGTTTCGTCATTTACGTTTAAATTTCTCATTATCTCCAATTGCGACACGTTTTGTAATTCATCGTCGTGTAGATAATTTTGGATACATATCTGCTAATACTTTTAAAGAATTTTCAACGAGATTACCTaaaatcgaaaacgaaacttCAAACACAGATTGTAAGTAACGACGAGTTGTTGGAAATGAtcgaactttttttttcttttacagccCGAGacggaggtggaccgaacggttAATTGAAGAGCCATCGAAGAAAAAGTCTCGATTGCTTTGATCAATCACTTTCTCATTGTACAACGTGCGAGACAAACTGGATAAAATACGCTAAGTTTCCGTGTTCGTTAACGTCAAATGGTATTGTGTTAGTATAAGCACTGTATATAATTCTATGCAATAGAATTGTACTTTCTATATAATAGAATTATATTTTAGTACTGACAACTCGACAACGCGTTCGAGAATTAGCAACGCTTTATTTAGTTACTATTACCTTAATGTAATACAACCGCTACATTACTTAAaattttatgaacaatttttgcgTGCCAAAGAACTTTATATTTGATTACATCATTGATTTCAGTGGAAATAGCAATGCCAgactatttcaatatttaattatgTACTTCAAATATCTCTTGAACGAGATATCGTATAGTTttaacgatttatttatttatattattcgtgTACAGCGGAAGCCGATCGTAGAGGCAGATAAACATGAAAGTTACTTCATTTAATATTAAGACTAGTTGTTAGATGATTAATGACCCAGTGAAAAAGAAACATGTCGGTCTTCTGACTTCAATTATTATTTCGCTTATTAATCActagtattaattattattagttaCATATCTTGAGTATTTTACTTCGTCATTTCTTTGAGACTATTATAATCTAGTGTCTATTGTGAAATGCtatatttttttgtataaataaatgtatttctttTCGTAGAGTGTTTATAAATTTACGATGTATTTATCCACCTTCacttaatattttgtttaaccaattttgtaataaatatgttCTATAAGTAATGATATTCCGAATTCTGTATTTAATGTAGTAGTTTAACATAAATCTGACCTTGCAATCAAGATCGTTAGTCCATTCGATACTGCTTTATCACCTCAGTTAAAAAACACGTGTCGCGGtacctatatatatattagaAATGGGAAAAAAGTTAACGGCAAAAATTGGACCTTCGATTTTAAATGCCGACTTGTCACAACTTTCGGAAGAATCGCAACGATTAATTAACAACGGTGCTGATTATTTGCATTTAGATGTTATGGATGGACACTTTGTACCTAACCTTACTTTTGGTCACCCGTTGGTAAAATGTCTCCGCAGTAAGATAAAAGAGGCCTTCTTTGAAACCCATATGATGGTTTCTAATCCAGAACAGGTGTACAAGACTTTAACTTTTTACTATGCTCTTTTATTAAACATCTATTTTGAAActattaattaatattgtacgtttttctaattattgtattttttattttattttagtggATACAACCTATGGCTGATTCTGGTGTCAATCAGTATACATTTCATGTTGAACCTGTGAAAGATGTTCCACTAGTTTGTAGAAAAGTAAAAGAAGCAGGAATGACAGTATgtcatatttatttacatagtattcaaaaatttgactattcaaatattttaatttttttttttttaaacaaaaggtTGGAGTAGCACTTAAACCTGGTACACCAGTGGATGTAGTTGTAGATTATATTGATCTAGCAGATATGGTATTAGTTATGACAGTAGAACCAGGATTTGGTGGGCAAAAATTCATAGAACCAATGATGAAAAAAGTATCATGGCTAAGAAAAAATTATCCTATGCTAGATATAGAAGTAGATGGTGGTGTTGGACCAGCTACTATTGAAGCATGTGCAAaagtatgtataataatttaatgaaaacaagaatctaaaatttactttaaataataTACTTTTTTAGGCTGGTGCAAATATGATTGTCTCTGGTACAGCAGTCATAGGTGCTTCTGATCAAGCAAAAGTCATAAAAACTTTAAAAGATACAGTAAATTgtgtattacaaaataattaaaagtaggCAATATACTTGCTGTaatatgtgtatacatatattataaattttataaatatattatagctTTGGATACGATGTTTACaaggaaaaaaagaataaatgagcagaattatttaaaataagcaCTAAATTAACTAACTACACAAGGTCACTTCTCTGACTGTAAATGATATAAATTACCTCTTCTGTTACTATTTTGGAATAGACCTTGGATGTTTTCAAATACATAagtagatatatttttagacttGTAGAAAAGTCTCACCGTGAAACAGGTATTCTTTAACTTTGAAACACCTATGAAACATTTGCCTATCTCTTTCACTCTCACATTTATTTTCTCACTCCTtttttcacaagtgttcattttCTTGGTCTCAAATCTGTTTTTTTCTTATTAGCTTTAAAATTAACATTGTGGTAGAATCAATGCAGAGCACAAGTGATAACATGATAAAGTATGTGTTATAATAGAATTTATTCCTCAATGGCCTTgaatgattaatatttttagtGCTCACTTTAATCATCATTGCTTAGATTTATTAATGTTATACTCACTGATAgttcaattatttataaaactgtTAAATTGAGAATTTGACAATGGAGAAAGTTTAGGAGACGATATCATTCTTAATCCTGCTAAACTAATCAGTATAGCTTCTTCTGTTCTTATAGTTCTTGATCCTTGTTGAGggcaagtattcaaatatttatcaaataccAGAGATGAATCATCCACAGTCAAATTAGGATCAACATCCACTGCAGCCTCCAATCCACACAATCCTCCAAATACTACTAATGCATGGTGATATTTCATGCTTTTCGGTTCTATGTCATCAATAGAAGATCCTTTATCAGAAGTTCCAATTGTCAAATCATATCCTTCTTTATAAGGACACTGTGTTAATGCTTCTGTAAGATTATTAGCTAATCTTACTGCGTATCCCCAATATAAACCATTATCTAATTTAGGAATGTTGGGGGGTACAATAAAACCTTTTAACTTTTTAGGATTTGATTGATCCTCAGGTATTTTCACAGTAACTCTTAGACCAGCAGTTAACACTTTATCTACATGGACATCATTTAATAATCC
This window of the Ptiloglossa arizonensis isolate GNS036 chromosome 5, iyPtiAriz1_principal, whole genome shotgun sequence genome carries:
- the Impl2 gene encoding ecdysone-inducible gene L2 isoform X1, which encodes MMQSYSTLLNLICVITVSYTVSGHPFSFLPRYAVERAAEHRSIGRQVVEQSSNFLTPLTKYGAAQSTDPKPVEPWTKITQNPVNGIEATVGSRVELECKASGSPPPEILWFTGGSGSNEQLVEYVTANTHSLYDPSEEWKGVARINSKLVIECVTPDDAGLIYCASVSAREVKVSTPTVLLVNNEESGNGNCSSESDPTITLYSPTRVANIGATIVLPCRASGKPTPEISWMDNYNVPVTLSSNLRHRILDSGDLLIEDLLWEDMGGYTCQAKSGHRQQVVSTFLYPLRPETEVDRTVN
- the Impl2 gene encoding ecdysone-inducible gene L2 isoform X2, which codes for MQSYSTLLNLICVITVSYTVSGHPFSFLPRYAVERAAEHRSIGRQVVEQSSNFLTPLTKYGAAQSTDPKPVEPWTKITQNPVNGIEATVGSRVELECKASGSPPPEILWFTGGSGSNEQLVEYVTANTHSLYDPSEEWKGVARINSKLVIECVTPDDAGLIYCASVSAREVKVSTPTVLLVNNEESGNGNCSSESDPTITLYSPTRVANIGATIVLPCRASGKPTPEISWMDNYNVPVTLSSNLRHRILDSGDLLIEDLLWEDMGGYTCQAKSGHRQQVVSTFLYPLRPETEVDRTVN
- the Rpe gene encoding ribulose-phosphate 3-epimerase; its protein translation is MGKKLTAKIGPSILNADLSQLSEESQRLINNGADYLHLDVMDGHFVPNLTFGHPLVKCLRSKIKEAFFETHMMVSNPEQWIQPMADSGVNQYTFHVEPVKDVPLVCRKVKEAGMTVGVALKPGTPVDVVVDYIDLADMVLVMTVEPGFGGQKFIEPMMKKVSWLRKNYPMLDIEVDGGVGPATIEACAKAGANMIVSGTAVIGASDQAKVIKTLKDTVNCVLQNN